The Acinonyx jubatus isolate Ajub_Pintada_27869175 chromosome A2, VMU_Ajub_asm_v1.0, whole genome shotgun sequence genomic sequence AGAGTCCAGAGGAGTATAGGGCCAGTGAGTGAGAACACACAGAAGGTAAAGGAAGATTCTGCTGCTGTGCCATTCCTGGGTTTTCCTAAGCCTTAGAAGGTCGCACGCAGCCTTTTTGTGGGGAGCCTGGAGAGAGGGCGTATAACCcaggcctggggcggggcgggcggggcgcggCCCGACGGTGCCTGGTCTGGTTTGCCTCAGCCCGGCAGGCACCTGGTTGGGGAGAGCCCAGCGGCCCCGTTGCCTTGGCCAGGCAGCCCCCAGCTTGGCTCCCATGGTGCGCCGTCCGGGCCTCACGGGCACTCCTGGACGGAGGGCCGCCCTCAGCCGGTGGTGCGGATGGTGAACTGGGCCCTAGGAGGCCGAGCACCTCATCCCGGGACGCACAGGGCCAGAGCCCTGCTCTGCCCGTCACGCCACACGGCTGCGGGGCCCCCGGTTACGGCTTCTTCACGTCCTCCTTTCCAGGCAGGGCCTCCGTCTCTCGTTCTGGGGAAGTGAGGGGCCGGGGGCCCCTCCATCAGAAATGCTAACCCTTGAGATGAACGCacaaaggagggggggggggcatgtgaaACGCCCACTTTGAAGCcagtttgtactttttattttttttcctgttgcttttttttttttttgtatttgaagccaatttaaagaagataaaagtcAGGCTTGTCACCATAGAAAGGGCAGAGTTTGCCGTGCGAGGAAGCGCTCAGTCCACAGGGCCTGTGTCCCGTGAGGCTGCCGCCCTCCAGGGTGCATTTAGGCACGAGTGTGAGACGGTACGGGGGTCACGTGGGCCTGCGAGGCCCGGCCTGTGCGCAGCTGGACCAGGGTGCGTGTGACACGCCAGGCGCCCTTCCCGCACCCTGCCAACCCGCACGGGACAGACCTGCGGCCTCCGTGTGTCACTAGGTCTTGAGCTGTCACTGCCATCTTTGGGGCCCTCCCACCCCCGAGTGCCCCCCGTGCTAACGGTTCTGTATGCACTGTCCCAAGtacccccccagccccagcccccagaggCGGGGGCTGTTATGGCCCGTGTCTCGCCAAAACAAAAGAGGTTAAGAGATTGCCAGCTGGTCATGCTCACCAGTGAGCACCGGAGCTAGGGCTCCACGACAGCCCCGTAGCCGCACCGCTCAGCCGGGTCGGACCCACCGCCCTGCCtgtgcgctcgctcgctcgctcgctcgctcgctctctcaccGTAGGTGATTGGTCCTCTCCGGTTTGGTGAGTGGTTTTGCGAAGCACGAGCCAGAAAGGCAACTTTAAGCCGATAGAGCCGATGGCTACAAGGATCTAATCTAAAAACCACACACAAGCGTCTGCCATTTAGAACTGCTTCATCGTGTGACCATGTTACGGAGGTGACACAAGCGTACCTCACATTTTGGGCAGGAGGTTGAAAGCCACGGTGAAAGCGTTATCACTGATGTGTTCCATTTCCTTGATCGGGCCGCGCCCTCAAAGTTCACAATTTTAACTGCTTTCCCAATGCTCTGAGCCCACAAGTAATCACCTCCGGTATGTGCCAAGCATACGGTAAAGTAAAATGTGCCTGGGGATAAACATAGCTTGGAGACTTTAAAAGGGTTTTATTTCGCAGCCACGAAAGACATGTGCCACTTGATATGCGTGTGTTTGTATCCTACGCACACTGATACATGATTTATCTGCGCGCAAGCATGTCGGGCGTTGGACAGCTTAGTTTTTCAATGAGCAAACGCACCCAAGAATCCGACTCAGAACTGCTGCTTAGATCCATGATGGTCGTGAACTCTGCTCTGCACGTTTTCCTAGCATCCTGTGGACCGCTGGGACCCTCGGCTGAGTAATTCGTTTGGGCCCGTTCGTGTCCCCTGGTGTTCCTCCTTCCGAGATTAATCGAAGAGAACATAATCATCTCTCTATACAAAGGCGAAACCCGAAGGTGAGGCAGAACCTGATCTCATTTCTGTCAGGTACCTGGCGATTGAGGTCTGAGCCAGATGGACGAGCCCTCGTCTTCATGGCTGCTCTCGTCTCCCCGCTTCCCAGGGGCCAGAAGAACCTTCTGTACCGGAGAGCCTGGAGTGTCACCTGCCCTCAGCAGCTTTGTGGCCATGCTCGCCCTTCAGCATCCGGTCCCAGCCCCCACGGAGGAGGGCCTAAGGTCTTAAGGGTCGCACTTCGTTCCCTCGGAGCCAGCATTCttggggatggaggaaggaaagcGCTTCCGGGTTTTAGAGCCCTTCCCCCAACCCTGAGCTTTAGGCCTGAGGGTTTGAGAAGAGAGCAGATTGCGTTCATGCCCGAGAAGCAGGCTCCCACACCGGCTGCTGCATGCCTTCTCCGTGAGAACGCGTGAGTCCTAAACAAAGCCTTCCTCGTGGCGTCCAGAGTGCACAGCCATGTTCCTATAAGCTCCTGAGCGGCTCTCCAAGCCCGGCCGAGGCCTACAGCTGGAACATGCTGGTGGCCTCCACGTGATGAGAGGCAGAACAGGTCTTGGAGGCATCGTCGGAAGACTTCCATTGACCTGAGACCCCCAGGTAAGGGAGGCAGCCAAGGTCTTTCACGAGTTTCCAGAAGTTCCTCCGAAACTTCAAGCCAACAAAGGCATAGAGCACGGGGTTAAGGCAGGCCCGCAGGTAGGCGATGGCCTCCGTCACGATGATGGCATAGTGGAAGCTGGTCATGGTGTAGTGCTCCCAGTTCGTGCTGCGGATTAGCTTCACGAGGTTGAAGGGCGTCTGGGTCAGCAGGAACGCAGCCACCACCAGGAAGATGACCTTCAGAGACTTGTGCTTCTTGAAGCCTCGGGCGCGAAGCAGAGTCTTGATTATGACCGAGTAGCAGACAATCATGGCGACCAGGGGCAGGAAGAACCCCAGTGTCATCTGGGTGGCGAGAACCACAGTGGAAATCTCCTCGTCGTGATAACCACAGACGAGCTTGTCGAGATAGAGGACGTGGCCGTAGATTATCTGCGGCAGCGAAAGCAGCAGGGAGGCCCCCCAGATGAACA encodes the following:
- the CXCR6 gene encoding C-X-C chemokine receptor type 6, with translation MAEYDYVDPGFFNTSSDGSWGHERFLEFRKVFLPCMYLGVFICGLAGNALVLVIYVFYQKLKSLTDVFLVNLPLADLVFVCTLPFWAYASIHEWVFGDVLCKTLLGIYTLNFYTSMLILACVTIDRFVAVARATKAYNQQARRMAWGKAICLFIWGASLLLSLPQIIYGHVLYLDKLVCGYHDEEISTVVLATQMTLGFFLPLVAMIVCYSVIIKTLLRARGFKKHKSLKVIFLVVAAFLLTQTPFNLVKLIRSTNWEHYTMTSFHYAIIVTEAIAYLRACLNPVLYAFVGLKFRRNFWKLVKDLGCLPYLGVSGQWKSSDDASKTCSASHHVEATSMFQL